Proteins from a genomic interval of Candidatus Methanoperedens sp.:
- the cofD gene encoding 2-phospho-L-lactate transferase, whose protein sequence is MILLSGGTGTPKLIQGLRRLIPDEEITVIVNTAEDIEISGNLISPDIDTVLYLFSGQLDDKKWWGIKKDTFCTYQMLKKMGINETLMIGDADRATHIFRSELMRKGASLTEAIAQLSMALRIKARILPMCDERVDTIIVTPQGEMHFQDFWVGERGEPDVFEVKIKGIEKARITREIMEALGSDDKVIIGPSNPITSIGPILALKNIPGILSMKKVIAISPIIGDSPVSGPAGKLMKAKGLPVSSRGVAEFYGDILDIMVIDERDTANEKDFPMRTARCDTLMTSVEKSEALAKYVMGLFRDI, encoded by the coding sequence ATGATACTCCTCTCAGGTGGTACGGGCACGCCCAAGCTCATCCAGGGATTGAGGAGGCTTATTCCGGACGAGGAAATCACCGTAATAGTGAACACGGCGGAGGATATTGAAATTTCAGGGAATCTTATTTCCCCTGACATTGATACTGTTCTGTACCTTTTTTCGGGACAACTTGATGATAAGAAGTGGTGGGGGATCAAAAAGGATACATTCTGCACTTATCAGATGTTAAAAAAAATGGGCATCAATGAAACACTTATGATAGGCGATGCGGACCGTGCCACTCATATTTTCCGATCAGAATTGATGAGAAAAGGTGCGAGTTTAACTGAGGCCATCGCGCAGCTCTCAATGGCGCTTCGAATTAAAGCAAGAATTCTTCCAATGTGCGATGAAAGGGTTGATACGATTATTGTCACACCTCAGGGGGAAATGCATTTCCAGGATTTCTGGGTAGGAGAACGGGGTGAACCTGATGTATTCGAAGTTAAAATCAAGGGGATCGAAAAAGCAAGAATTACACGAGAGATAATGGAAGCGCTGGGCTCTGATGATAAAGTGATAATCGGACCAAGCAATCCCATAACAAGCATCGGACCCATACTTGCGTTAAAAAATATACCTGGGATCTTATCCATGAAAAAAGTGATTGCCATAAGCCCCATCATAGGAGATTCACCCGTAAGCGGGCCTGCGGGGAAACTGATGAAGGCAAAAGGACTTCCCGTTTCTTCGAGAGGCGTGGCTGAATTCTACGGAGATATTCTGGATATCATGGTGATCGACGAGAGGGATACTGCAAATGAAAAGGACTTTCCAATGAGGACGGCGAGATGTGATACCTTGATGACCTCTGTTGAAAAAAGCGAGGCCCTCGCCAAATATGTTATGGGGCTATTTCGGGATATTTGA
- a CDS encoding ABC transporter permease → MVRKAFNTVYTMWLREMLRFWRSKSRIIGSLATPFFFLVILGAGFSSSFQLPGGSKFDKSYLAPGLIGMAILFSSLMGGVSIIWDREFGFLKEILIAPVSRFYVSLGKAVGGVTTSMIQGILILVIAWLIGIEYKSFIGVLISIPIMFISGIGFIGLGIALASKIDSHEGFQMVMSFLTMPLVLLSPAFFPISNLPPWLKVLVYANPLTYGIEALRWSLLGKPAIPIAWSITVLILFALAMVGLGGKMFERMRV, encoded by the coding sequence ATGGTGAGGAAAGCTTTCAATACGGTATATACTATGTGGTTGCGGGAGATGCTTCGCTTCTGGCGATCAAAATCACGGATCATCGGCTCTCTTGCTACGCCATTTTTTTTCCTGGTCATATTGGGCGCCGGTTTCAGTTCATCTTTCCAGCTTCCGGGAGGCAGCAAGTTCGACAAGAGTTATCTGGCGCCGGGCCTGATAGGCATGGCGATCCTTTTCTCATCCCTGATGGGCGGAGTGTCCATTATCTGGGACAGGGAATTCGGCTTCCTTAAGGAGATATTGATAGCACCTGTTAGCCGCTTCTATGTGTCACTCGGTAAAGCTGTTGGTGGGGTCACGACATCCATGATACAGGGAATTCTGATACTGGTCATTGCCTGGCTGATCGGGATAGAATACAAATCGTTTATTGGTGTCCTGATAAGCATTCCTATCATGTTCATTTCAGGCATAGGGTTCATAGGTTTGGGTATCGCTCTTGCCAGCAAGATAGACAGCCACGAGGGATTCCAGATGGTGATGAGCTTCCTTACAATGCCGCTTGTTCTCTTAAGCCCAGCTTTTTTCCCGATTTCAAATCTCCCCCCCTGGCTCAAGGTCTTGGTATATGCAAATCCTCTTACCTACGGCATTGAAGCGCTTCGCTGGTCTTTACTTGGAAAACCTGCGATTCCAATCGCGTGGAGCATTACAGTCTTGATATTATTCGCTTTAGCAATGGTTGGATTGGGTGGGAAGATGTTTGAAAGAATGAGGGTCTGA
- a CDS encoding ATP-binding cassette domain-containing protein — MLYAIETEGITKRFDEITAVNNVSISVRPGELFGLLGPNGAGKTTLINMLSTMIEPSGGNARVWDYDVVKQPSLVRQNIGMVFQDTTLDDRLTGKENLDLHGRLYGLDSKTRKKRIGEVLALVELTERADAIVRTYSGGMMRRLEIARGLMHHPHVLFLDEPTLGLDPQTRNHIWEYIKKLNKEEGVTIVLTTHYMEEADHLCGRIAIIDHGEIVALDTPTALKSGLGGDVIILEIEKQEDMARLCDIYSRNGCANIISKKNHEVFITVENGEHQIPHILDLSSKAGISILSVNLRKPTLDDVFLHHTGRAIRDKEVSEVERVGYIIRSRRK, encoded by the coding sequence ATGCTTTATGCTATAGAGACAGAGGGAATAACCAAGAGATTTGATGAAATAACAGCAGTAAATAATGTCAGCATCTCAGTAAGACCGGGAGAATTGTTCGGGCTGCTTGGTCCCAACGGCGCGGGCAAGACCACGCTTATAAACATGTTATCCACAATGATCGAACCTTCAGGTGGGAACGCCAGGGTCTGGGATTATGATGTGGTGAAACAACCATCTCTGGTCAGGCAGAACATAGGCATGGTGTTCCAGGATACCACGCTGGATGACCGCCTTACGGGAAAGGAGAACCTTGACCTTCACGGCAGACTCTACGGCCTTGATAGCAAAACAAGGAAAAAAAGGATTGGGGAGGTTCTCGCCCTTGTGGAGTTAACGGAGAGGGCAGATGCGATCGTAAGGACGTATTCAGGTGGGATGATGAGGCGTCTTGAAATTGCCCGCGGATTGATGCACCACCCTCATGTTCTATTCCTTGACGAACCTACCCTCGGTCTTGATCCCCAGACAAGGAACCATATATGGGAATACATTAAGAAGCTTAACAAAGAGGAAGGTGTTACTATTGTCCTGACCACGCATTATATGGAAGAAGCGGATCACCTCTGCGGCAGGATTGCGATAATAGACCATGGGGAGATAGTAGCGCTGGACACGCCGACAGCATTAAAAAGCGGGCTTGGGGGAGATGTTATCATACTTGAGATAGAAAAACAAGAAGATATGGCAAGATTATGCGATATCTATTCAAGAAACGGTTGCGCCAATATAATCTCGAAAAAAAACCATGAAGTTTTTATCACTGTCGAAAATGGCGAACATCAGATCCCGCATATCCTTGACCTGTCTTCAAAAGCAGGCATTTCCATTCTTTCGGTGAATCTCCGCAAACCTACACTGGACGATGTATTCCTCCATCACACCGGCCGTGCGATCCGGGATAAGGAGGTCAGTGAGGTTGAAAGGGTAGGGTATATTATCCGCTCACGGAGGAAATAA
- a CDS encoding pyridoxal phosphate-dependent aminotransferase, giving the protein MKLREQMAASSSVTRMFEEKVGEKEIYDFTLGNPEIETPAKFTEELKRIVNKSFPGMHRYTPIAGYTKTREAIAKTISKEHGLSFSAQHVIMTAGCAGALNVALKALLNPGEEVIILAPSYLEYPYYIDNHGGVCRIAETNKDFTINIDNLDSQINSSTKAIILNSPNNPTGEIYSEKTLESVAKLLYEKSQEFGKDIFLILDEAYRDIVYDGIKLPDVFKIYSNTIIAAAYSKPLSIPGERIGYAAVNPEMDDARDIMEAMTFANRILGFINAPALMQQVITNLQGVRVDISEYQERRDFFCDALDDFGYSFIRPKGTYYIFPESPVDDLVFARELSREGILVFPGTVFGRSGYFRIAFCVKKETIEKSLNGFRKVLFKYKNV; this is encoded by the coding sequence ATTAAATTAAGGGAGCAGATGGCTGCTTCATCCTCGGTTACCAGGATGTTTGAGGAAAAGGTTGGAGAGAAGGAAATTTACGATTTTACTCTGGGAAACCCGGAGATAGAGACGCCTGCAAAGTTTACTGAGGAGTTGAAGCGCATTGTAAATAAATCTTTTCCGGGTATGCATCGTTACACACCGATAGCAGGCTATACCAAGACAAGAGAAGCAATAGCTAAGACCATATCAAAGGAACATGGATTATCTTTCAGCGCACAGCATGTAATTATGACTGCTGGCTGCGCCGGTGCGTTAAATGTTGCTTTAAAAGCGCTCCTGAACCCTGGTGAGGAGGTTATTATTTTGGCGCCCAGTTATCTGGAGTATCCCTATTATATAGATAACCACGGTGGAGTTTGCCGGATAGCGGAAACAAACAAGGATTTCACCATAAATATTGATAATTTAGATTCTCAGATAAACTCCAGTACCAAAGCGATCATCCTGAACTCACCCAACAACCCGACGGGGGAAATCTATTCTGAAAAAACCCTGGAATCTGTTGCAAAACTCCTATATGAGAAGAGCCAGGAGTTTGGAAAAGATATTTTTTTGATCCTTGATGAAGCATACCGGGATATAGTTTATGACGGCATCAAGCTTCCTGATGTTTTCAAGATTTATTCAAATACCATTATTGCAGCCGCTTATTCCAAGCCATTATCGATCCCTGGAGAAAGGATAGGATATGCAGCAGTCAATCCTGAAATGGATGATGCCCGGGATATTATGGAGGCAATGACTTTTGCAAATCGCATTCTTGGATTCATTAATGCTCCTGCCCTTATGCAGCAGGTAATTACTAATCTGCAGGGCGTCCGTGTCGATATCTCGGAGTACCAGGAAAGAAGGGACTTTTTCTGTGATGCTTTAGATGATTTCGGTTACTCATTCATACGGCCCAAAGGCACGTATTATATTTTCCCGGAAAGTCCTGTGGATGATCTCGTGTTTGCCAGAGAACTTTCCAGGGAGGGAATCCTTGTATTTCCAGGAACGGTATTTGGAAGAAGTGGATATTTCAGAATAGCCTTCTGCGTCAAGAAGGAGACTATAGAAAAATCTCTGAATGGGTTCAGGAAGGTACTTTTTAAATATAAAAATGTTTAA
- the mgtA gene encoding magnesium-translocating P-type ATPase: MQLFNISKKIDPMNQRPPAFWSLPAAELLARLQTTPQGVTSDEARQRLTRYGSNLLTPKRRTDALSLLLTQFKSPITLILLFAAGLSFFLHEHVDVFIILAIVFISGLLGFWQERGAASAIEKLLAIVQIKAMVLRDGSPREIPVEEIVPGDVVILNGGDIIPGDCLILESKDLFVDEATLTGETYPVEKSAGELAKETQLGQRKNTLFMGTHVVSGSAKAVVVCTGTETEFGKVSERLKLRPPETEFERGVRRFGYFLMEITLLLVIAIFAINAYLARPILESLLFSLALAVGLTPQLLPAIISVNLAYGAKRMALQKVIVKRLASIENFGSMNVLCSDKTGTLTEGVVRVHSTLDVEGKESEKVLFYAYLNAFFQTGFANPIDSAIRNFSQFKVPGCQKLDEVPYDFIRKRLSILVSKDDKHLMVTKGALQNVLAVCSSAEISNGKIADIATVKEQIQQCYEKQSSKGLRILGVAYRDIGSDSLITKDHEAAMTFLGFIVLFDPPKPGIADTINQLHHLGITLKIITGDNKLVAANVGKQVGLTGPSILTGQDVRQMSDEALLGRVNDVNIFADIEPNQKERIILALKKTGNVVGYMGDGINDASALHVADVGISVDSAVDVAKDAADIVLLEKDLGVLVQGVREGRMTFANTLKYVFMATSANFGNMFSMAGVSLFLPFLPLLPGQILLTNLMTDIPEMTIATDSVDGEMVDHPRRWDIGFIRNFMLVFGILSSVFDILTFGALFFILHAATDQFRTGWFMESVISASMIVLVIRTKKPFFKSIPGKYLSAATLLIVAGALLFPFMPIGKVFGFSQLPISFLLLMGGIVAFYIIAAEIVKAVFYRRVKF, translated from the coding sequence ATGCAATTATTCAACATTTCTAAAAAGATTGACCCGATGAATCAACGACCTCCGGCATTCTGGAGCCTCCCTGCTGCTGAACTGCTTGCGCGACTTCAAACAACACCACAGGGGGTTACAAGCGATGAAGCACGGCAGCGACTCACACGTTATGGCTCCAATCTCCTGACGCCCAAAAGAAGAACGGATGCACTTTCGCTTTTACTTACACAATTCAAAAGCCCCATTACCCTCATACTTCTCTTTGCGGCAGGATTATCATTTTTCCTGCATGAACATGTTGACGTTTTCATTATCCTTGCAATCGTTTTCATAAGCGGCCTTCTGGGATTCTGGCAGGAACGAGGAGCTGCCAGTGCAATAGAGAAGTTACTCGCTATCGTGCAGATAAAGGCTATGGTGCTGCGTGATGGAAGCCCGAGAGAAATTCCTGTCGAAGAGATTGTGCCCGGGGATGTTGTTATCCTCAATGGTGGAGATATCATTCCTGGAGACTGTCTGATCCTGGAGTCTAAAGATTTATTCGTCGATGAAGCCACGCTGACAGGCGAAACATATCCGGTAGAAAAGTCGGCAGGGGAACTGGCGAAGGAAACACAGCTTGGTCAGCGGAAGAATACTCTTTTCATGGGCACCCATGTGGTGAGCGGCAGCGCGAAAGCTGTGGTTGTCTGCACAGGGACAGAAACCGAATTCGGCAAGGTTTCCGAACGGTTGAAACTGCGGCCGCCGGAGACGGAATTTGAACGTGGTGTCCGGCGGTTCGGGTATTTCCTTATGGAAATTACGCTCCTGTTGGTAATTGCAATTTTTGCAATCAACGCCTATCTGGCACGCCCAATTCTGGAATCTCTTCTTTTTTCCCTGGCACTCGCTGTTGGGCTGACCCCTCAACTGCTACCGGCGATTATCAGCGTGAACCTTGCATACGGCGCAAAGCGCATGGCGCTGCAGAAAGTGATCGTTAAACGCCTTGCCTCCATTGAAAATTTTGGCAGTATGAACGTTCTCTGTTCAGATAAGACCGGCACTCTGACCGAAGGGGTAGTGCGGGTGCACTCCACTCTTGATGTTGAAGGAAAGGAGAGCGAAAAAGTTCTTTTCTATGCTTATCTCAATGCATTTTTCCAGACTGGTTTTGCGAACCCGATAGACAGCGCGATCCGAAACTTTAGCCAGTTTAAGGTTCCTGGCTGCCAGAAACTGGATGAAGTGCCGTACGATTTCATCCGTAAGCGACTGAGCATCCTTGTCTCAAAAGATGATAAGCATCTGATGGTGACCAAAGGCGCTCTGCAGAATGTGCTGGCTGTCTGTTCCTCAGCAGAAATTTCCAATGGAAAGATCGCGGATATAGCTACCGTGAAGGAGCAGATTCAGCAGTGCTATGAGAAGCAGAGCAGTAAGGGCTTGCGCATATTGGGAGTTGCTTACCGGGATATCGGGTCTGATTCGCTTATAACCAAAGACCATGAAGCAGCGATGACGTTCTTAGGATTCATCGTCCTATTCGATCCGCCCAAGCCTGGAATTGCCGATACTATAAATCAATTACATCATCTCGGCATTACATTGAAGATCATCACAGGAGACAACAAACTGGTTGCTGCCAATGTCGGCAAACAAGTGGGATTGACTGGACCTTCCATACTTACAGGCCAGGACGTTCGCCAGATGAGTGATGAAGCACTCCTTGGGAGGGTGAATGATGTAAATATCTTTGCGGATATTGAACCAAACCAGAAGGAACGCATCATCCTGGCTCTAAAGAAGACCGGAAATGTTGTGGGCTATATGGGGGATGGAATTAATGACGCGTCAGCTCTCCATGTTGCCGATGTTGGCATCTCAGTTGACAGCGCCGTGGATGTTGCCAAAGATGCGGCTGATATTGTGCTGCTGGAAAAGGATTTAGGTGTCCTTGTGCAGGGTGTGCGTGAAGGGAGAATGACATTTGCCAATACCCTCAAATATGTTTTCATGGCCACGAGCGCCAATTTCGGGAACATGTTCAGCATGGCTGGTGTATCGCTTTTCTTGCCCTTTCTTCCCCTGTTGCCCGGACAGATCCTGCTCACCAATCTCATGACTGATATCCCGGAGATGACCATCGCTACTGATAGCGTGGATGGCGAAATGGTTGATCATCCCAGGCGCTGGGACATAGGCTTCATCCGCAATTTTATGCTTGTATTTGGTATTCTAAGTTCCGTATTCGACATTCTTACATTCGGCGCTTTGTTTTTCATCCTCCATGCTGCAACGGACCAATTCAGGACCGGCTGGTTTATGGAATCTGTTATTTCAGCTTCGATGATCGTGCTTGTTATTCGCACAAAAAAACCTTTCTTCAAGAGCATACCCGGAAAGTATCTGTCCGCAGCCACACTGCTGATCGTTGCAGGCGCACTTCTTTTCCCTTTCATGCCAATCGGGAAAGTATTTGGATTTAGTCAGCTTCCGATTTCGTTCCTCCTTCTTATGGGAGGGATAGTGGCCTTTTACATCATCGCGGCAGAAATAGTGAAAGCGGTATTCTACAGGAGGGTGAAATTTTGA
- a CDS encoding lmo0937 family membrane protein, with the protein MDLFWTIVVILVILWLLGFSLGLLGGLIHILLVVAIIVILVRIIQGRKPL; encoded by the coding sequence ATGGACCTATTCTGGACAATAGTTGTAATTCTGGTGATCCTCTGGCTATTGGGATTTTCGCTCGGTTTACTTGGTGGCTTAATCCATATATTGCTGGTCGTTGCTATCATCGTGATACTGGTCAGAATCATCCAGGGACGCAAACCTTTGTAG
- a CDS encoding pro-sigmaK processing inhibitor BofA family protein, whose amino-acid sequence MAVETIILFLAIIAVIAVYIVLRAAKYLIVNSILGLILLAMGNIIFKLDIAYTATVVLICALGGIPGAILIMLLHVFHIAF is encoded by the coding sequence ATGGCAGTCGAGACAATAATCTTATTTTTGGCAATTATAGCTGTGATTGCTGTATATATTGTTTTGAGGGCTGCAAAGTACCTGATTGTAAATTCAATACTGGGCCTCATTCTTCTTGCTATGGGCAACATTATTTTTAAATTGGACATTGCTTATACCGCTACAGTAGTATTGATTTGCGCACTCGGGGGAATTCCCGGTGCGATCCTTATAATGCTGCTTCATGTATTCCATATAGCGTTCTGA
- a CDS encoding CsbD family protein → MKSSTQDQAEGKIHKVKGEIKEIAGKLSKNPDLETEGKDEKIAGKVQEKIGQIKKVFGK, encoded by the coding sequence ATGAAAAGCAGTACACAGGACCAGGCAGAAGGCAAGATCCACAAAGTGAAGGGTGAGATCAAGGAAATCGCCGGGAAACTCAGCAAGAATCCCGACCTGGAAACAGAAGGCAAAGACGAAAAGATAGCCGGCAAAGTTCAAGAAAAGATTGGCCAGATCAAGAAGGTCTTTGGGAAGTAA
- a CDS encoding ice-binding family protein, with amino-acid sequence MNKESTIFKNIIAVLLILGLAAGTASATQAPVNLGTAGNFVILAKTGISTTGTTSIVGDIGVSPIASTAITGFGLIMDASNKFSTSSLVTGKVYAANYAPPTPSTMTTAVSDMQTAYTDASGRTSPDHTELGAGNIGGMTLTPGLYKWGTGVTIPPGGVTLSGGANDVWIFQIAQDLTVANGAKVTLSGGAQASNIFWQVAGKTTIGTTSDFKGIILSKTLISLNTDATLDGRALAQTAVTLIANVITAPGVNPTNTPRSTGVVTGTPANPTVTATPAKLTVTATPTKLTVTATPAKPTVTTTPAPTNKVPGFEFALAIAILSVAYLFGKKRR; translated from the coding sequence ATGAATAAAGAATCTACTATTTTCAAAAATATAATTGCTGTGCTGCTTATTTTGGGATTGGCGGCAGGAACGGCGAGTGCGACGCAGGCGCCGGTAAATCTTGGAACAGCCGGAAATTTCGTGATTCTGGCAAAAACAGGAATCTCAACCACTGGAACGACCTCGATTGTTGGAGATATCGGAGTGAGCCCAATCGCCAGCACTGCCATAACTGGATTTGGGTTAATAATGGATGCCTCGAATAAATTTTCCACGTCATCTCTAGTGACCGGAAAAGTATATGCAGCCAACTATGCGCCCCCAACTCCATCTACAATGACCACGGCCGTAAGCGACATGCAAACCGCGTACACTGATGCATCCGGACGAACATCACCCGATCATACTGAACTGGGTGCCGGAAATATTGGTGGGATGACACTCACTCCTGGTCTTTATAAATGGGGGACCGGGGTTACAATACCCCCCGGTGGAGTCACTCTATCGGGCGGCGCAAATGATGTCTGGATATTCCAGATAGCGCAAGATCTCACCGTGGCCAACGGTGCTAAAGTTACTCTTAGCGGGGGCGCACAGGCCAGTAACATCTTCTGGCAGGTCGCCGGCAAAACGACCATTGGAACGACTTCTGACTTCAAGGGAATTATCTTGTCTAAAACGCTGATTTCGCTGAACACCGACGCAACGCTAGACGGCAGAGCGCTGGCACAGACCGCGGTTACATTAATTGCCAATGTTATCACCGCCCCTGGCGTTAACCCGACAAACACCCCGAGGAGCACAGGTGTGGTAACAGGAACTCCGGCTAATCCAACAGTTACGGCTACTCCAGCTAAACTAACAGTTACTGCTACTCCCACTAAATTAACAGTTACGGCTACTCCAGCTAAGCCAACAGTTACAACTACTCCGGCACCAACAAATAAGGTACCGGGATTTGAATTTGCACTTGCAATAGCCATACTTTCGGTGGCTTATCTGTTCGGCAAAAAGAGAAGGTAA
- a CDS encoding KH domain-containing protein: MTEYVKVPLERIAILVGPKGSTRELIEEKSTATLNIDSDGGNVEIRDPKDALKGMRAREVVHAIAMGFSPEKAMKLFDNEDLIFETMDLSNIARTEKDLERIRGRIIGSGGKTRDLFENLTNTDISVYGKTVSLIGYPEQNAVARKGIDMLLEGAAHGPVYKFLEKKRSELKQSEMGLK, encoded by the coding sequence ATGACAGAATATGTTAAAGTTCCGCTTGAGAGGATAGCGATCCTTGTAGGTCCGAAAGGGAGTACCAGGGAATTGATCGAAGAAAAATCAACTGCCACGCTCAATATCGATAGCGATGGTGGGAATGTGGAGATACGGGATCCTAAAGATGCACTGAAGGGAATGCGTGCACGAGAGGTTGTCCATGCTATAGCCATGGGTTTCAGTCCTGAGAAAGCCATGAAGCTGTTTGATAACGAAGATCTCATATTCGAAACAATGGATCTCTCAAATATCGCCAGGACAGAAAAAGACCTGGAGCGCATCAGGGGAAGGATCATTGGCAGTGGCGGAAAGACACGGGATCTTTTTGAGAACCTGACCAATACAGACATTTCCGTGTATGGAAAAACCGTATCTTTGATCGGATATCCTGAACAGAACGCGGTTGCAAGAAAGGGGATCGATATGCTCCTTGAAGGTGCTGCTCACGGTCCGGTTTATAAGTTCCTTGAGAAAAAGAGAAGTGAACTTAAACAGTCTGAAATGGGTTTAAAATAG
- the thsB gene encoding thermosome subunit beta: MTGQLAGQPIYILREGSQRTKGREAQHNNIMAARAVAAAVRTTLGPKGMDKMLVDSTGDIVITNDGATILQAMDIEHPAAKMIVEVAKTQDDEVGDGTTTAAVLAGEFLKNAEELLEQGVHPTVIASGYWLASIKAKEILKTLAKPVTLEDKDLLLKIAVTAITGKGAEASKDVFADLAVNAILAVVDKEKGKYTVDVEDIKVEKKVGGSVEASALIEGMVIDKERVHTNMPKNVHDARILLLTEALEIKKTEVKAEISIKSPDQLQLFLDQEEQMLHDMVSKVIDSGANVVFVEKGIDDIAQHYLAKAGIYAARRVKKSDMEKLARATGAKILTGLKEISESDIGKADLVEEKKIGEEAMTYVTGCHNPKAVSIILRGGTEHVVDEAERALHDALRVVGVAIEDETLVAGGGSPEVELALRLREYSATLTGREQLAVAKFADALEIIPRTLAENAGLDPIDILVEMRSQHEKGKNTAGLNVFTGKVVDMWKEGVLEPLRVKTQAIDSATEAATMILRIDDVLSSKSAPAGGMPPGGMGGMEGMD, from the coding sequence ATGACAGGACAATTAGCAGGACAGCCAATCTATATTCTAAGAGAAGGCAGTCAAAGAACAAAAGGAAGAGAAGCGCAGCATAACAATATCATGGCTGCCAGGGCTGTAGCCGCAGCGGTCAGGACGACCCTGGGACCAAAGGGTATGGATAAAATGCTCGTGGACTCAACGGGAGACATCGTAATCACGAATGATGGTGCCACCATTCTTCAGGCAATGGACATCGAGCATCCGGCAGCCAAGATGATCGTGGAAGTCGCAAAGACCCAGGATGATGAGGTCGGAGATGGCACAACAACGGCAGCAGTGCTTGCAGGTGAATTCCTGAAGAATGCCGAAGAACTCCTAGAGCAGGGTGTGCATCCCACAGTCATTGCCAGCGGATACTGGCTTGCATCGATAAAAGCAAAAGAAATCCTTAAAACCCTTGCAAAACCAGTGACCCTGGAAGATAAGGATCTATTATTGAAAATCGCTGTGACAGCGATCACCGGAAAAGGAGCTGAAGCGTCCAAGGACGTTTTCGCAGACCTTGCGGTAAATGCCATTCTAGCGGTGGTTGATAAAGAAAAAGGCAAATATACAGTAGATGTTGAAGATATCAAAGTTGAGAAGAAAGTGGGTGGCAGTGTAGAGGCATCAGCGCTGATCGAAGGCATGGTAATCGATAAGGAAAGAGTCCATACCAACATGCCAAAGAATGTCCATGATGCCAGAATACTTCTTCTCACCGAAGCTCTCGAGATCAAAAAGACGGAAGTTAAAGCTGAGATCTCAATAAAATCACCTGACCAGCTCCAGTTATTCCTTGACCAGGAAGAACAGATGTTGCATGACATGGTCAGCAAAGTGATCGATAGCGGCGCAAACGTGGTCTTTGTTGAGAAGGGAATAGATGACATTGCACAGCATTATCTTGCAAAAGCCGGCATATACGCAGCAAGGCGAGTGAAGAAGAGCGACATGGAAAAACTGGCACGCGCAACCGGTGCAAAGATACTGACAGGTCTAAAGGAAATCAGCGAGTCTGATATTGGAAAAGCGGATCTTGTAGAAGAGAAAAAGATCGGTGAGGAGGCAATGACATATGTTACCGGGTGCCACAACCCCAAGGCAGTCTCCATTATTCTTCGCGGAGGAACCGAACACGTTGTGGATGAAGCCGAGCGTGCACTTCATGACGCATTGCGTGTAGTTGGAGTTGCGATCGAGGATGAGACACTTGTAGCCGGAGGCGGCTCACCTGAAGTTGAACTGGCATTGCGCCTGCGGGAATATTCAGCCACATTGACAGGAAGGGAACAGCTGGCCGTCGCAAAATTTGCCGATGCGCTTGAAATCATCCCCAGAACCCTTGCGGAGAATGCAGGTCTTGATCCCATTGATATCCTTGTGGAGATGCGAAGTCAGCATGAGAAGGGCAAAAATACCGCAGGTCTCAATGTTTTCACAGGAAAAGTCGTGGACATGTGGAAAGAAGGCGTGCTTGAGCCTCTCAGGGTAAAGACACAGGCTATCGATTCTGCTACGGAAGCAGCCACCATGATCCTGAGGATAGATGATGTTCTTTCAAGCAAATCCGCGCCAGCAGGAGGCATGCCACCCGGAGGCATGGGCGGAATGGAAGGAATGGATTAA